CCGTCGGGCGTGGTGGCGATGAAGCCGGTGGCGACAATCACGTCGGGGTCGTCGTGCGCGGCCCGCCAGTCGGCAAAGCGTGCCTGGGTGGCCGCCTCATCGACCACTGGGCCCAGCTCCTCGTGGGTGACGACGAGCACGTCGCGGGCGTCGCACACGGCGGCCGATAGTCCCCGGCTACGCAGCACCCCCCCAAGCACGCGGGCGGACCACAGCTCGCCGTACCCGGCCACGAGGTCGCGGGTTGTATTGGGGGCCGTGCCCATGAGGCGGGTGGCCCGGAGCACATCGGCCAGGTCGTCCATGTCCTGGTCCAGTGTGCGAAGCACGGAGGCGGCGGCGTCTCCGTCCAGCAGATCGGTGACCACGGCCCGCTGATCGTCGCGGAGGGCCTGAAGCCGATCGGACAGCCCGTCGGCATCGGTGTGGGCCTTCTCGGCGAGGGCAAGCAGGCGGTCCGTCACCCCGCTCATGGCGGAGACCACGACCGCAACCGGAGGGGAGCGGGTCTCGAGAAGGTCGGCCACGTGCCGGATGCGGGACGGGTCGGCAAGGCTGGTGCCGCCGAACTTATGAACCCGCCAGTCGGTGGGTGCAGACTCGGACGATTCCATGCGAGGAGGAGGAGGAGCGTTAGGGGGGTGGACCCGTGACGGGTGACGGTGTCAATCTCGACCCGGAGAAGAACGGCGCCGGTCGCTTCCGTGCGGCCGGGGCAGGCGGAAGGCCTTTATTGGGGCTCCGCCTGCGCATTGTCAGCGACGGTCGCCGTGAGAAGGCGGTGAATCTGCGAGCGACCTGTTTGCAGGGAGGTGCCGTCGGAAGAAGGAGAGGCCTGTCCCCCTGTCAGGTGTTGCGCGGTAAGAAGCGCAAGGGCCATCACATCCACCCCCATGTGGCGGGCCGCGATCACTTCGGGTATCACGCTTGTCCCCACGGCGTCGGCCCCCAGCCGATGGGCCATTCGGTGCTCGGCCGTCGTTTCGTGGTGGGGGCCAAGAAGGCCCAGATAGATGCCCTTTCGCAGGGAGATGCCCTCATTCCGCGCCGCGCCGCTGACTCGTCGCCGGAGCGCCGGGTCGTAAGGGGTGGTCATGTCGGGAAAGCGCGGCCCCCAGTCGGGCACGTTGGGCCCGACGAGCGGGTTCTGGCCTTGAAAGTTGATGTGGTCGGTCAGCAGCATCAGGTCCCCGCGACTGGCCTGTGCGGTGACGCTGCCGGCCGTGGCCGCCAACAAAAGCGAGTCAACACCCGCGGTTGCGAGCATGCGGACGGGAAAGACAACCTCCCGGGGCGTGTGCCCTTCGTAGAGATGGGACTCCTGGTCCAACTCGACGACTTGCGTCCCGCCAAGGGTGCCGACCGTGAGCGCACCATCCGACGCCGGATAGTGTGGGAGGT
This portion of the Salinibacter grassmerensis genome encodes:
- a CDS encoding purine-nucleoside phosphorylase, translated to MSTASDASALTADGTAAYKQQVDAAAAALPDLDTSSSTVAVMRDMDLDGVLQAGTVEHTIPYTNLPHYPASDGALTVGTLGGTQVVELDQESHLYEGHTPREVVFPVRMLATAGVDSLLLAATAGSVTAQASRGDLMLLTDHINFQGQNPLVGPNVPDWGPRFPDMTTPYDPALRRRVSGAARNEGISLRKGIYLGLLGPHHETTAEHRMAHRLGADAVGTSVIPEVIAARHMGVDVMALALLTAQHLTGGQASPSSDGTSLQTGRSQIHRLLTATVADNAQAEPQ